The proteins below are encoded in one region of Reichenbachiella sp. 5M10:
- a CDS encoding cellulase family glycosylhydrolase: protein MKDIKTLFRQSVLLLLCMTPYLCSAQYLTTDGTQIIDGEGKEIILRGIGLGGWMLQEGYMLRTTGPQHQIEAKIEDLLGKEKKEEFYEAWLSNHCQKIDIDSMASWGYNSVRLPMHYKLFTPPIEEEEENAGQITWNEEGFEMVDELLSWVKANDMYLILDLHAAPGGQGENEDISDYDRTKPSLWESTANQDKMVALWKKLAERYADEPNIGAYDIINEPNWGFQNHADDLNGCSESQNTPLWNLQKKITAAIREVDQNHIVIIEGNCWGNNYAGLPALWDDNLVLSYHKYWNSNSQASIQGMLDMRTNRNVPIWLGETGENSNAWFADAIELFETNHMGWSWWPLKKMGSNNPLQVEINDGYQDILDYWSGSASQPTEENAYRSLMELAENLKLENNTYHPDVVDAMIRQPHSTETLPYKNNRLSETETTRIFAVDYDLGRAGSAYHDIGYTNETGQPGGLAWNQGYAYRNDGVDIQTGQDDISNGYTVGWTEKGEWLLYTLDVPADGQYQIDLRYASNTDDTALRLYVNDSDQTGTVQLPNSGGFNAWSTQTVGQLVLYQGTQKLKLYIENGGFNANYITFDLKKN, encoded by the coding sequence GTGAAAGACATCAAAACACTATTCCGCCAATCCGTCCTGCTCCTACTCTGCATGACTCCCTACTTATGCTCCGCCCAATACCTCACCACAGACGGCACTCAAATCATAGATGGTGAAGGCAAAGAAATCATCCTAAGAGGCATCGGCCTAGGAGGATGGATGCTCCAAGAAGGCTACATGCTACGTACTACCGGTCCTCAGCACCAAATAGAAGCAAAAATTGAAGACCTCCTTGGCAAAGAAAAAAAGGAAGAATTCTACGAGGCTTGGCTATCCAATCACTGCCAAAAAATCGACATTGACTCCATGGCATCTTGGGGCTACAATTCGGTACGACTCCCGATGCATTACAAGCTATTCACCCCTCCCATCGAAGAAGAAGAAGAAAACGCAGGACAAATCACTTGGAACGAAGAAGGTTTTGAAATGGTGGACGAACTCCTCTCATGGGTCAAAGCCAATGACATGTACCTGATCCTAGATCTACATGCCGCACCAGGCGGTCAAGGTGAAAACGAAGACATCAGCGACTATGACCGTACCAAACCCTCTCTTTGGGAAAGCACAGCCAATCAAGACAAAATGGTTGCCCTCTGGAAAAAACTAGCCGAGCGCTATGCCGACGAGCCCAACATCGGTGCCTATGACATCATCAACGAACCCAACTGGGGATTTCAGAATCATGCCGATGACCTCAACGGCTGCTCCGAAAGCCAAAACACTCCTCTCTGGAACCTACAAAAGAAAATAACAGCTGCCATCCGAGAAGTAGACCAAAACCACATAGTCATCATCGAAGGCAACTGCTGGGGCAACAACTACGCCGGCCTTCCGGCCCTGTGGGACGACAACCTCGTCCTCAGCTATCACAAATATTGGAATAGCAATAGCCAAGCTTCCATACAAGGAATGCTCGACATGCGAACCAACCGAAACGTACCCATATGGCTCGGCGAGACAGGTGAAAATTCCAACGCATGGTTTGCTGATGCCATCGAACTCTTCGAAACCAACCACATGGGTTGGTCATGGTGGCCACTCAAAAAAATGGGAAGCAACAACCCTCTTCAAGTTGAAATCAATGACGGCTACCAAGACATCCTCGACTACTGGTCAGGCAGTGCATCCCAACCAACGGAAGAAAATGCCTACCGCTCACTCATGGAACTGGCCGAAAACCTCAAACTGGAAAACAACACCTACCATCCTGATGTAGTCGACGCGATGATCCGCCAACCACACAGCACGGAGACTCTCCCCTACAAAAACAACCGACTATCCGAGACAGAAACCACACGCATATTTGCAGTGGACTATGACCTAGGTAGAGCAGGATCTGCCTACCATGACATAGGGTATACCAATGAAACAGGACAACCAGGTGGGCTTGCATGGAATCAAGGCTATGCGTATCGCAACGATGGAGTAGATATCCAAACAGGCCAAGACGACATCTCCAACGGGTATACCGTCGGCTGGACCGAAAAGGGAGAATGGCTTCTCTACACTCTCGACGTCCCTGCAGATGGACAGTATCAAATCGATTTGCGCTATGCATCCAACACCGACGATACCGCTCTACGACTCTATGTCAACGACAGTGATCAAACGGGGACTGTCCAACTCCCCAACTCCGGCGGGTTCAACGCATGGAGCACACAGACCGTGGGACAACTCGTCCTCTATCAAGGGACTCAAAAACTCAAGCTCTACATCGAAAATGGAGGATTCAATGCGAACTATATCACGTTCGACTTAAAAAAAAACTAA
- a CDS encoding carbohydrate-binding protein — MSLNKQLDVVTIEGNPGFRLGVDGIYTELGQATLDESNPRILHITNTLPLIDTHQLTLSYSGTQIQATDGSFLQEFSELPVDNHLPVYTVLPAKIEAENYITNIGLVHENTTDAGGGENLGHTATGDYVDYHVTVQDTTVFQIDARVASESAGGTLELQQLNENNEIIQKVQLSFGPTGGWQTWTTVSTSAILYPYRGTLRIKVIAPEFNLNWIRFSKTVLSTPSHERSANLQLYPNPTRDEVQVEIPNEKGTATLSLTDLNGRVWRTESIDLAHPHPLSIHGLSSGAYIVEIRSSHTTWRQRLLIN, encoded by the coding sequence TTGTCGCTCAACAAACAGCTAGATGTCGTAACCATAGAGGGCAATCCCGGCTTTCGGCTCGGAGTGGATGGCATCTACACCGAACTCGGCCAAGCCACTCTCGATGAGTCCAATCCTCGAATCCTGCACATCACCAATACCCTCCCCCTCATCGATACCCACCAACTGACGCTCAGCTACAGCGGTACACAAATCCAAGCCACGGATGGCAGTTTTTTGCAAGAATTCTCTGAGCTGCCTGTAGACAACCACCTTCCCGTCTACACGGTACTCCCTGCCAAAATCGAAGCAGAAAACTACATCACCAACATCGGTCTCGTCCATGAAAACACCACCGATGCTGGAGGTGGAGAAAATCTCGGCCACACTGCCACTGGGGATTATGTAGACTACCACGTCACAGTGCAGGATACGACTGTATTCCAAATAGACGCTCGTGTAGCCTCAGAAAGTGCCGGCGGCACCCTCGAACTACAACAACTGAATGAGAATAACGAAATCATCCAAAAGGTCCAGCTGAGCTTCGGCCCCACAGGTGGCTGGCAAACCTGGACCACTGTGAGTACATCCGCTATACTCTACCCCTACCGCGGCACGCTCCGCATCAAAGTCATAGCACCTGAATTCAACCTCAACTGGATCCGCTTCAGCAAAACAGTTCTCTCCACGCCCAGCCATGAACGCTCTGCCAACCTACAACTCTACCCAAACCCCACTCGTGACGAAGTACAGGTAGAAATACCCAACGAGAAAGGCACAGCAACACTATCCCTCACAGACCTCAATGGTCGAGTCTGGCGGACCGAATCAATTGATCTCGCACACCCCCATCCTCTCTCCATACACGGCCTGAGCAGTGGAGCGTACATTGTCGAAATCCGCAGCTCGCACACTACCTGGAGGCAACGCCTTCTTATAAACTGA
- a CDS encoding TonB-dependent receptor, with protein MKLQTLQLLQRSIRPLMVLCLTLLWSFAQAQTTVRGKVTDETGESLPGVSILVKGTTTGTVSDLDGNYSINIDDSDAVLSYSFIGFLTQEATVGSRTTIDITLPMDVQSLEEVVVIGYGEQKKSLSTGAISSVKAQELQTVSTGRIDQALQGRTPGVSIRPTSGSPGASTKIRIRGVSSNGGSDPLFIIDGVRTGAAGMDYLSPNDVESIEVLKDAASSAIYGAEGANGVVIVTTKKGKPNTGSITYSGQYGVQSMDPSLMPLMTAPQYQEYMTAAGAPGAPTPADINGIGDGTDWLDEMTQNAPQQSHTLSFAGGTEKSTYFISGTMFQQDGVIGGDKSRFNRYTARLNSNHKLKEWISVGQNLSYSYIQKSGLAENDEFGGLVASGLALDPVTPVSYTGSTLPAHVQSAVDAGQPLVRDSNGDYYGISQFVKGEYGNPLARIDLQQGQTVQNKILGNAFVEIKPIEGLTITSRVGIDAAFQRFHTWTPTFWFSSESLNTVANGSDEWQEWYTWQWENFASYDKTIGDHHFNLLAGTAIQKYTYNNLNGSYSGLFKEEDKWSYGDYTPDDTDKVGSRPEYRTLNSYYGRLSYDYQGKYLLNATLRRDGSSMLSDGNKWGTFPSVSLGWVFSNENFFPSGISNIVNYAKLRVSWGQNGSLSNLSPGQWQSSIATSVQGVIRYEDAAGTFQQGAAPSNLTNPYLTWETSEQIDIGLDTRFFDGRLTFAMDYYQKKTKDLITPGAAPYFAGNKLNFTNAGDVLNKGFEFELGFNNGTAKDFQYGINLNLSTLSNEVTYLDPNYPVLNGSNVGTGWQAATKFEEGQPVWYFSGYKTDGIFQNQQQIDQYIADNGLTGYAPVPGDPIAVDTNEDGTISVDDQTYIGDAIPETMFGARINLAYKGFDFILFAQGQAGNQIMMGFNRTDRPTANKPAFFYDDMWTGEGSTNSWFRPNTSDNIAYSSDMMVFDGSYVRIRQMQLGYTLPNSVSEKIKVNNVRFYVSMDNFFTFTKYPGMDPEAGSGNDNSQGVDRGYYPVPRTVIGGLTFSF; from the coding sequence ATGAAATTACAAACTCTACAATTATTGCAGAGGTCTATCAGACCCCTCATGGTTTTGTGTCTCACTTTGCTTTGGAGTTTCGCGCAAGCGCAAACTACAGTAAGAGGTAAGGTCACAGACGAAACTGGCGAAAGCTTGCCAGGTGTTTCGATTCTAGTAAAAGGTACAACAACAGGTACTGTATCTGATCTAGACGGCAACTACAGCATCAATATTGACGACTCTGATGCTGTTCTTAGTTACTCATTTATTGGTTTTTTGACACAAGAAGCTACAGTAGGCAGTCGCACGACGATTGACATCACCCTACCCATGGACGTACAGTCTCTCGAAGAGGTCGTCGTGATCGGTTACGGTGAGCAAAAAAAGAGCTTGTCCACAGGAGCCATTTCTTCTGTGAAGGCCCAAGAATTGCAAACGGTATCTACGGGTAGAATAGACCAAGCACTACAAGGTAGAACACCGGGTGTATCAATCCGCCCTACCTCTGGATCTCCAGGAGCAAGTACTAAAATCAGAATCAGGGGGGTATCATCCAATGGCGGATCTGACCCACTATTCATCATCGATGGAGTACGAACTGGTGCTGCAGGCATGGACTACCTGAGTCCAAACGACGTAGAATCCATCGAAGTGCTCAAAGATGCTGCTTCGTCAGCGATCTACGGTGCTGAAGGCGCCAACGGTGTAGTCATCGTCACTACCAAAAAAGGTAAGCCAAACACCGGAAGCATTACTTATAGTGGCCAATACGGTGTGCAATCCATGGACCCTAGTTTGATGCCACTCATGACTGCTCCACAGTACCAAGAGTACATGACAGCTGCTGGTGCTCCAGGTGCCCCTACCCCTGCAGACATCAATGGGATAGGTGACGGTACCGACTGGCTAGATGAAATGACACAAAACGCTCCGCAGCAAAGTCACACGTTGTCTTTCGCTGGTGGTACAGAGAAATCTACCTACTTCATCTCTGGTACGATGTTTCAGCAAGATGGAGTCATCGGTGGTGACAAGTCTAGATTCAACCGCTACACTGCTCGATTGAACTCCAACCACAAATTGAAAGAATGGATCTCAGTAGGACAAAACCTATCGTACTCTTACATTCAAAAAAGTGGATTGGCAGAAAATGACGAATTCGGTGGTTTGGTAGCCAGTGGATTGGCTCTTGACCCAGTCACTCCAGTATCCTACACGGGTTCGACGCTCCCAGCACACGTACAATCGGCAGTAGATGCTGGCCAGCCTCTCGTGAGAGATTCCAACGGCGACTACTACGGGATTTCTCAGTTCGTCAAAGGAGAGTACGGCAACCCGCTAGCACGTATCGACCTCCAGCAAGGTCAAACGGTACAAAACAAAATCTTGGGTAACGCCTTTGTAGAGATCAAGCCAATCGAAGGATTGACGATCACCTCACGTGTCGGTATCGATGCTGCATTCCAAAGATTCCACACTTGGACACCTACCTTCTGGTTCTCTTCTGAAAGCCTCAACACCGTGGCAAACGGTAGCGATGAATGGCAAGAATGGTATACATGGCAGTGGGAAAACTTCGCAAGCTATGACAAGACCATCGGAGATCACCACTTCAACCTATTGGCTGGTACTGCCATTCAAAAATACACCTACAACAACCTAAATGGCAGTTATTCGGGCTTGTTCAAAGAAGAAGACAAGTGGTCTTACGGAGATTACACGCCAGACGACACAGACAAAGTCGGTAGCCGTCCTGAGTACCGTACGCTCAACTCATACTACGGTAGACTCTCCTACGACTACCAAGGCAAGTACCTCCTAAACGCTACACTGAGACGTGACGGTTCGTCTATGCTCTCTGATGGCAACAAGTGGGGAACCTTCCCTTCGGTATCACTCGGATGGGTATTCTCTAACGAGAACTTCTTCCCAAGCGGTATTTCCAATATCGTCAACTATGCCAAGCTAAGAGTGAGCTGGGGACAAAATGGAAGTTTGTCTAACCTCAGCCCTGGACAGTGGCAATCCTCTATCGCTACTTCAGTGCAAGGTGTGATTCGATACGAAGATGCAGCGGGCACATTCCAACAAGGAGCAGCGCCATCCAACTTGACCAACCCATACTTGACATGGGAAACCAGTGAACAAATCGATATCGGGTTGGACACAAGGTTCTTTGACGGTCGATTGACTTTTGCCATGGACTACTACCAAAAGAAAACCAAGGATTTGATCACCCCAGGAGCTGCACCGTACTTCGCTGGCAACAAACTCAACTTCACAAATGCAGGAGATGTATTGAACAAAGGTTTTGAGTTCGAATTGGGCTTCAACAACGGGACAGCCAAGGATTTCCAATATGGAATCAACTTGAACCTCTCGACGCTATCCAACGAAGTGACCTACCTCGATCCAAACTACCCAGTACTCAATGGATCCAACGTCGGTACAGGATGGCAAGCAGCTACCAAATTCGAAGAAGGCCAGCCCGTATGGTACTTCAGTGGGTACAAAACGGACGGTATCTTCCAAAACCAGCAACAAATCGATCAGTACATCGCAGACAATGGGTTGACTGGCTATGCACCAGTACCTGGTGATCCGATCGCAGTGGACACCAACGAAGATGGCACCATCTCGGTCGATGACCAAACCTATATCGGAGATGCTATCCCTGAGACCATGTTTGGTGCAAGAATCAACTTGGCGTACAAAGGGTTTGATTTCATCTTGTTTGCTCAAGGACAAGCGGGCAACCAGATCATGATGGGCTTCAACCGTACAGATAGACCTACGGCCAACAAGCCAGCATTCTTCTACGATGACATGTGGACAGGCGAAGGTTCTACCAACTCGTGGTTTAGACCCAACACCAGTGACAACATCGCCTACAGCAGCGACATGATGGTCTTTGACGGTTCCTATGTCAGAATTCGCCAAATGCAATTGGGATACACCTTGCCAAACAGCGTTTCTGAGAAAATCAAAGTCAACAACGTCCGTTTCTATGTCTCTATGGACAATTTCTTCACCTTCACCAAATACCCAGGTATGGATCCAGAAGCAGGTTCTGGCAATGACAACAGCCAAGGGGTGGACAGAGGGTACTACCCAGTACCTAGAACAGTCATCGGAGGTCTAACATTCAGTTTCTAA
- a CDS encoding RagB/SusD family nutrient uptake outer membrane protein, with amino-acid sequence MKNFNIKYLLVAVMMIMATACEDFLDQEVPGKFPEEDFYQNDEDASSAITAVYDMMSAHYYTNWASLYVVKMMLSDESNAGGSNEGDQLGYQNLDDFKIDAQNDKIQDVWKMLYYTIYRANKVINKLPGDTDLQKRIIAEAKALRAMNYFDLVSLWGDVPLVLDDVAPADYTSTERAPVADVYAQIEMDLTEAIAVLPEASAYPAAEKYRVSKGTAQAALGKAHLYQEEWSDAATQLEAVINSNVYSLEHSVQDVFATTGEFGRESIFELSFSPSAEYDWGNFPWGDNPESNIHVQLMGPRADFYTMAPGDSLLGGWGFNVPTQKMYDAFIDAGDVNRRVVSILSDDELIAAGGNWTEPNAWDFEGFFQRKYGSFNNQNGAPVGDLNYGTNWRIIRYADVLLMAAEANYRDGDEAAAQGYLNEVRTRPGTALAAVTPTGAALFDAIVLERQLELAFEGHRYLDLVRWGMAATELGPLGYVDGKHDLMPIPINEVRTAGLTQNNY; translated from the coding sequence ATGAAAAATTTCAATATAAAATATTTACTCGTAGCGGTGATGATGATCATGGCTACTGCGTGCGAAGACTTTTTGGATCAGGAGGTTCCTGGAAAATTCCCCGAAGAAGACTTCTATCAAAATGACGAAGACGCAAGCTCTGCCATCACGGCGGTCTACGACATGATGTCGGCACACTATTACACCAACTGGGCCAGCTTGTATGTCGTAAAAATGATGCTATCGGATGAGAGCAATGCAGGTGGATCAAACGAAGGAGATCAACTAGGTTATCAAAACCTAGACGACTTCAAGATCGATGCTCAAAACGACAAAATACAGGATGTATGGAAGATGCTCTACTACACGATCTATCGTGCCAACAAGGTCATCAACAAACTCCCTGGCGATACAGACTTGCAGAAGCGCATCATCGCTGAGGCCAAAGCCCTCCGCGCCATGAACTACTTTGACTTGGTCAGCTTATGGGGTGATGTACCGCTGGTATTGGATGATGTAGCTCCAGCGGACTACACCAGCACCGAGCGTGCACCCGTAGCAGACGTCTATGCGCAGATCGAAATGGATTTGACAGAAGCCATCGCTGTATTGCCAGAGGCATCTGCATATCCTGCTGCCGAAAAATACAGAGTTTCCAAAGGTACTGCGCAAGCTGCTCTAGGCAAAGCACACTTGTACCAAGAAGAATGGAGTGATGCCGCTACACAACTCGAAGCGGTAATCAATTCTAATGTATACTCCTTGGAGCATTCGGTACAGGACGTGTTTGCTACGACGGGTGAGTTTGGACGTGAGTCTATCTTCGAATTGTCGTTTTCGCCAAGTGCTGAGTACGACTGGGGCAACTTCCCATGGGGCGACAACCCAGAAAGCAACATCCATGTACAATTGATGGGACCAAGAGCTGATTTCTATACGATGGCTCCAGGTGACTCCCTCCTCGGAGGTTGGGGATTCAACGTCCCTACACAAAAAATGTACGATGCTTTCATCGATGCAGGTGATGTCAACAGAAGAGTAGTATCCATCCTATCGGATGACGAACTCATCGCTGCTGGCGGCAACTGGACGGAGCCCAACGCGTGGGATTTCGAAGGTTTCTTCCAAAGAAAATACGGTTCATTCAACAACCAAAATGGTGCACCTGTCGGTGACCTCAACTACGGCACCAACTGGAGAATCATCCGATACGCTGACGTACTGTTGATGGCTGCTGAAGCCAACTACCGTGATGGAGATGAAGCAGCAGCCCAAGGCTATCTCAATGAAGTGAGAACTAGACCTGGTACTGCACTAGCCGCAGTGACTCCTACAGGTGCAGCGCTCTTTGACGCGATCGTACTGGAGAGACAACTCGAGCTGGCTTTCGAAGGACACAGGTACCTCGATCTCGTGAGATGGGGAATGGCCGCTACCGAGCTCGGACCCTTGGGATACGTCGACGGCAAACACGACTTGATGCCTATTCCGATCAACGAAGTGAGAACCGCTGGACTAACACAAAACAATTACTAA
- a CDS encoding glycoside hydrolase family 16 protein: protein MKMISWIFSSAWVLLSACSTEDSGPVKNTEYEGPKQYTYSFGDTPIWAEEFDYTGAPNPDNWTHETGGHGWGNNELEYYTNDINNASVADGVLTITAIKEPTQGNDYSSARLISKNKADFKYGRIEASALLPTGRGTWPAIWMLPTEWVYGDWPKSGEIDIMEHVGYDQDRVHITVHTEAYNHSIGTQVGKNKVVPNVSTEFHTYRVDWTPESITGFIDDAQIFYFPNEKNGSATWPFNETFHILLNLAVGGDWGGAEGVDETAFPTSMQVDYVRVYELIQTEVEE, encoded by the coding sequence ATGAAAATGATCAGTTGGATATTTAGTTCAGCATGGGTACTCTTAAGTGCTTGCTCCACGGAGGATTCCGGGCCAGTCAAAAACACAGAGTACGAAGGTCCCAAACAGTACACCTATTCTTTTGGGGACACGCCAATCTGGGCCGAAGAATTTGACTACACTGGTGCGCCCAACCCCGACAACTGGACACACGAAACCGGAGGACACGGATGGGGCAACAACGAACTCGAGTACTACACCAATGACATCAACAATGCATCGGTGGCTGATGGCGTCTTGACCATCACGGCCATCAAAGAACCTACCCAAGGCAATGACTACTCGTCTGCACGTCTCATCAGCAAAAACAAAGCAGACTTCAAGTACGGCCGCATCGAAGCATCCGCCCTCCTACCTACTGGCAGAGGCACCTGGCCTGCTATCTGGATGCTCCCCACCGAATGGGTCTACGGTGACTGGCCCAAATCAGGCGAAATTGACATCATGGAACACGTAGGCTATGACCAAGACCGTGTACACATCACCGTGCACACCGAAGCCTACAACCACAGCATCGGCACACAAGTCGGCAAAAACAAAGTCGTCCCCAATGTCAGCACGGAGTTTCATACCTACCGCGTAGACTGGACCCCTGAGAGCATCACCGGATTCATCGATGATGCACAAATTTTCTATTTTCCCAACGAAAAAAATGGTTCTGCCACCTGGCCCTTCAATGAGACCTTCCACATCCTACTCAACCTCGCCGTAGGAGGCGACTGGGGAGGTGCCGAAGGTGTCGATGAGACCGCCTTCCCGACCTCCATGCAGGTAGACTATGTGAGGGTATACGAATTGATACAAACAGAAGTAGAGGAATAA